A genomic region of Synechococcus sp. NOUM97013 contains the following coding sequences:
- a CDS encoding DUF1997 domain-containing protein, whose translation MSLAFRASQHLDLPVANQTDRLRRYLQEEERVIKALLDPQQLEATGPSRYRYTVTTLQVFQLQVAPVVSLKTVCGDGSISIQATDATLQGLGLVDDFQLSLEALLEVSDQGLQGEARLGVTVSQPPLLKLIPKRVLESTGESILNGILVTIKGRVGRQLVRDFQDWCAQSPHQEVGLNEARS comes from the coding sequence ATGAGCCTGGCCTTCCGCGCCAGTCAGCATCTCGATCTGCCGGTCGCGAATCAGACGGACCGCCTGCGCCGCTATCTGCAGGAAGAGGAGCGCGTGATCAAGGCCTTGCTGGACCCCCAGCAACTGGAAGCGACCGGTCCCTCCCGGTATCGCTACACCGTGACGACCCTGCAGGTGTTTCAACTTCAGGTCGCACCTGTTGTCTCACTGAAAACCGTGTGCGGAGACGGATCGATTTCCATTCAGGCCACAGACGCCACATTGCAGGGGTTGGGCCTGGTGGATGATTTTCAGCTGAGTCTGGAAGCGCTGCTGGAGGTCAGCGATCAGGGCTTGCAGGGCGAAGCGCGACTGGGCGTCACGGTGAGCCAGCCACCGCTGCTGAAGCTGATTCCCAAGCGTGTCTTGGAGAGCACCGGTGAATCAATCCTCAACGGCATCCTGGTGACGATCAAGGGCCGGGTGGGCCGGCAACTGGTGCGAGATTTTCAAGACTGGTGCGCCCAATCCCCGCATCAAGAGGTGGGGCTGAACGAAGCCCGGTCATGA